The Schaalia dentiphila ATCC 17982 sequence CGAGGCCGCGCGCGTCGGTGCGGCGATTATCAACGATGTGAGCGGCGGGCGCTGGGACCCCGAGATGAACGCTGCTGTTGCCGAATCGGGCTGCGCGTACGTCGTTCAGCACTACCGCGCGCTGCCGGGCATGCCGGGGGAGCACTTCGACTACGGGGATGACCTCGTGGGTACGCTCATCGAGCGCGTGGGGTCCCAGGTTCAAGACGCTATTGATGCTGGTGTGACAGCTGATAAAATTGTGGTCGACCCGGGCCTCGGCTTCTCGCTGACGGGCGACCAGTGCTGGCAGATTCTGCGCGAACTGCCGCGCTTCCTGCAGGGCGGATACCCCGTCCTCGTCGGCGCGTCTCGTAAGCGTTTCGTCAAGGCCCTCGACGGCGACGTGGACACGAACAGTGCGGACATCGCCGCCTACTGCGCGGCAGCTGGCGCGTGGGCCGTGCGGGTCCACGACGTAGCAGCCACCGTGGCGGCCATCGCCCGAAAGGAGAACGACGTTGACTAACCGACGCGTCATCATCGCCCTGAAAGGACTCGGGGCGCTGGCCAACCACGGCGTCTACGACTTTGAGCGCGACCGTAACCAGCGCTTCAGTGCGGACATCGTCATGTGGGTCGAGACCGCCGGCACCGCCGACGACATCGCCGCCACCGTCTCCTACGCGGACATTGCCGACGAGGCCATGGCCGTCCTCACCGGCACCGCCGTCGACCTCATCGAGACCCTCGCCGAGACCATCGCCTCGCACGTCATGAGCCACGAGGGCGTCGTCGGCACCGAGGTCACCGTCCACAAGCCCGACGCCCCCATCGACCACCCCTTCGCGGACGTGTCCGTGACCGTGCGCGCGGGCCAGACCGAGGCGATGCCCCTGTCGCTGTCCCTCAAGGGAGTTTACGAGGCCGAGGATGGCTCCGTCCTCACCGGCGAGATCGAGGCCTACGGACGCGCCCAGGCCCCCAGCCCCGCCGAGCAGGAGCAGAGCGGCGCCCTGCCCACGCGTCGCGACGTCCAGGCCGCACACGCCGCGCCCGCCCACGATGCAACGCGCCCCGAGTACCTGCGCTCGCGCCGCGTCGTCCTGGCGATCGGCGGAAACCTCGGGGATGTGCCCGTCACCCTCATGCACACGGTTGAGGCGCTGTCCTACATGGAGGGCTTCCAGATCGACGACGTCTCGCCGATCATGCGTACCAAGCCCGTGCTGGCCCCCGGCCAAGCCCCCCAGCCCGACTACTGGAACGCCGTCGTCGTCGGCTCCGCGATCGCGACCCCCGACGAGCTGTTCGCCCAGACCAGCCGCATCGAGCGCGAGCTGGGACGCGAGCGCCACCAGCGCTGGGGCGCGCGCACCGTCGACATCGACATCATTCAGATCGAGGGCCTGGCCTCCTCCGACCCGGTCCTCACCCTGCCGCACCCGCGCGCAAAGGAACGCGCCTTCGTTCTGGCGCCCTGGATCCTGTGTGAGCCCGACGCCGTCCTCGAGGGCGTGGGCCGCGTGTCCGACCTGCTGGCCGACACCCCCGACCGCGAGGGCATCATCGACGCGGTCGACGACTGGCTGGAGGATCCCGCAGCCGTCATGGCCGACTCCGACCAGCTCCTCGCCCTGCGTGCCGAGCAGGCCAGCGCCGACATGCGCGAGCTCATCGAGGCTCTGACCGGCGAGATCAGCCAGGTCAGCGACCTCGTCACCCGCCCGGGCGAGCCCGCCGAGCCGGTGGAGATTCCCGCTGC is a genomic window containing:
- the folP gene encoding dihydropteroate synthase — protein: MSALPLPAAPASSPVPPPPALPGGLSLPSGRTAIMGILNVTPDSFSDGGRYTDVAAALRHARAMVAAGADLIDVGGESTRPNSTRISADEEWARICTIVESLATDGVIVSVDTLHASTAREAARVGAAIINDVSGGRWDPEMNAAVAESGCAYVVQHYRALPGMPGEHFDYGDDLVGTLIERVGSQVQDAIDAGVTADKIVVDPGLGFSLTGDQCWQILRELPRFLQGGYPVLVGASRKRFVKALDGDVDTNSADIAAYCAAAGAWAVRVHDVAATVAAIARKENDVD
- the folK gene encoding 2-amino-4-hydroxy-6-hydroxymethyldihydropteridine diphosphokinase is translated as MTNRRVIIALKGLGALANHGVYDFERDRNQRFSADIVMWVETAGTADDIAATVSYADIADEAMAVLTGTAVDLIETLAETIASHVMSHEGVVGTEVTVHKPDAPIDHPFADVSVTVRAGQTEAMPLSLSLKGVYEAEDGSVLTGEIEAYGRAQAPSPAEQEQSGALPTRRDVQAAHAAPAHDATRPEYLRSRRVVLAIGGNLGDVPVTLMHTVEALSYMEGFQIDDVSPIMRTKPVLAPGQAPQPDYWNAVVVGSAIATPDELFAQTSRIERELGRERHQRWGARTVDIDIIQIEGLASSDPVLTLPHPRAKERAFVLAPWILCEPDAVLEGVGRVSDLLADTPDREGIIDAVDDWLEDPAAVMADSDQLLALRAEQASADMRELIEALTGEISQVSDLVTRPGEPAEPVEIPAAHTVIEDSGDDVEEAADSESAPEQAEEPEAAPVSAAEAPAPRASIWSRLAAAQASDEASSAEEPEASEPELDESASHGIDVPDAEAPAADAAAPADETDAAPQGEAPADEAPTAPAVPGPPHRQRRRRADEAKASSRPSWHPVSSVPADSPAGRMTRKIGTGTYKPSGTEKPRWAPVFESKREESRSKIALPDWNFSVGASHDVRVVDDRSGLGRDDEAPKATVHADGRSTILAPGLPDNTPVGPIPEEEATQTGILRRVVVRPTMTGAVPIVKRR